A genomic region of Caldisericaceae bacterium contains the following coding sequences:
- a CDS encoding UvrD-helicase domain-containing protein, with product MKENYLSDLNEAQREAVLYIDGPLLVYAGAGSGKTKVITYKIAYLIDGVAYLPSQILAVTFTKKAAQEMKERTERLIGRDIKDLYIGTFHSICARILRKEIKLLGYSENFNILDEEDSQNVIKDILKELNIDTKYVNPSTVKDYISKAKTNLIDEKDFSKYPNDYFEEIVAKVYTKYQKILKENNSLDFDDLIIFTINIFKEFKEVLYYYQTKFKHILVDEYQDVNKMQYEFLKLLFTKVRKFTLVGDDDQSIYSFRGASVEFIDKIYEDFKELKTIKLEKNYRSPQEILDVANRLIKFNKRRSEKELYSSINKDDAVNFYEGIDEIDEARFLINKIKELKEKEKRSYRDFAILYRTNFQSRVLEEYLIGNGIPYQIIGGQKFYSRAEIKDIIAYLSLINNTGDNISFKRIVNTPQRHVGEKTFGEINKIASNKNIPLFKALEEYLKEKESKPLKDFLELINSLHSNKDTTPLPAIVEDIISKTRYYDYLEATYKENAEERIENVKEFLNMVAGFTKETEEATLTNLLTQISLITSIDEAKDEDRITLMTLHAAKGLEFPVVFLVGLEEGLLPHFRSLDNSSDIEEERRLCYVGITRAKEKLFITLAERRTKFGNLILTKQSRFISEMQIFMYNKENETKKVVNINKGDTVVHRIWGLGKVIDIVYDADVPYATIEFLKIGIKNLDLRYAPIERVK from the coding sequence ATGAAGGAAAATTATCTTTCAGACTTAAACGAAGCGCAAAGAGAAGCAGTTTTATACATTGACGGACCACTTCTTGTTTATGCAGGTGCTGGCTCAGGAAAAACAAAGGTGATAACGTATAAAATTGCATACCTTATTGATGGAGTAGCATACCTTCCTTCTCAGATTCTTGCAGTTACCTTTACAAAAAAAGCAGCTCAAGAGATGAAGGAAAGAACAGAAAGGCTCATTGGTAGAGATATAAAAGACCTTTACATTGGGACATTTCACTCAATTTGTGCAAGGATCCTTAGAAAAGAGATCAAACTGTTAGGATACAGCGAAAATTTTAATATTTTAGATGAGGAAGATTCACAAAATGTTATTAAAGATATTTTAAAAGAGCTCAACATTGACACAAAGTATGTAAACCCATCAACTGTGAAAGATTACATATCGAAGGCGAAAACAAACTTAATAGATGAAAAAGATTTTTCAAAGTACCCTAATGATTACTTTGAAGAAATAGTTGCAAAAGTTTATACGAAATATCAAAAAATACTAAAGGAGAATAATAGTCTTGATTTTGATGATTTAATAATATTTACTATTAACATATTTAAAGAATTTAAAGAAGTCCTCTACTACTATCAAACAAAATTCAAGCATATACTCGTAGATGAGTACCAAGATGTAAACAAAATGCAGTATGAATTCCTTAAACTCCTTTTTACAAAAGTTAGAAAGTTTACTTTAGTAGGCGATGATGACCAGAGTATTTACTCATTTAGAGGTGCAAGCGTAGAGTTTATAGATAAAATTTACGAAGATTTTAAAGAGTTAAAAACAATAAAGCTTGAAAAGAACTATAGATCGCCTCAAGAAATCCTTGATGTTGCAAATAGACTTATTAAATTCAATAAGAGAAGAAGCGAAAAAGAATTATATTCTTCAATCAACAAAGACGATGCAGTTAATTTTTACGAAGGGATAGACGAAATTGATGAAGCTCGTTTTTTAATTAACAAGATTAAGGAGTTAAAAGAAAAAGAAAAAAGAAGTTATAGGGATTTTGCCATACTCTACAGGACAAATTTTCAATCAAGAGTCTTAGAAGAATACCTTATTGGAAATGGCATTCCCTATCAAATAATTGGTGGTCAAAAATTCTATTCAAGAGCTGAGATTAAAGATATCATTGCATATCTTTCCCTTATTAACAATACAGGCGATAATATCAGTTTTAAACGTATTGTGAACACACCTCAAAGACACGTAGGAGAAAAAACTTTTGGCGAAATAAACAAAATTGCTTCAAACAAAAATATACCACTTTTTAAAGCATTAGAGGAATACCTTAAAGAAAAGGAATCAAAACCATTGAAAGACTTTTTGGAGCTAATAAATAGTTTACATTCAAATAAAGACACAACGCCTCTTCCTGCCATAGTTGAAGATATAATATCAAAAACAAGGTATTACGATTATTTAGAAGCAACTTATAAAGAAAACGCAGAAGAGAGAATAGAAAACGTAAAGGAATTTTTAAATATGGTTGCAGGTTTTACAAAAGAAACTGAAGAAGCAACACTTACTAATTTACTTACTCAAATTTCTCTTATTACAAGCATTGATGAAGCAAAGGATGAAGATAGGATAACGCTAATGACACTTCATGCCGCAAAAGGACTTGAATTTCCAGTTGTATTTTTAGTTGGTCTTGAAGAAGGTTTACTACCGCATTTTAGATCGCTTGATAACTCATCGGATATTGAAGAAGAAAGGAGACTCTGCTACGTAGGAATAACCCGCGCCAAAGAAAAGCTATTTATAACTCTTGCTGAAAGACGGACGAAGTTTGGAAATCTCATTCTTACAAAACAATCGAGGTTTATATCAGAAATGCAAATTTTTATGTACAATAAAGAGAACGAAACTAAAAAAGTGGTAAACATTAATAAAGGTGATACTGTAGTGCATAGAATTTGGGGGCTTGGAAAAGTAATTGATATAGTTTACGATGCAGATGTTCCTTATGCGACAATAGAATTCTTAAAAATTGGAATTAAAAACCTTGATTTAAGATACGCACCAATTGAAAGGGTAAAATGA
- a CDS encoding YIP1 family protein codes for MFDYIVKVIKSPKNTFKEEIPTLAFVMFLIFGGLVNYLYLESFLRFGLKNFLNLYKQIVPNIDEFINTFSVDPVKLLLLSIIIPVIFLFLTTAIYEMGAQLFFKKQNGVKLMKNLAFASIPMVFGRLLYSIFMIFNVHFLTLINFLFSIWEVLLFILAISETYEIDKAKAVIIYLLPLILIVISLIPLFI; via the coding sequence ATGTTTGATTACATAGTTAAAGTTATAAAATCACCAAAAAATACTTTTAAAGAGGAAATCCCTACCTTGGCTTTTGTCATGTTCCTCATTTTTGGAGGTTTAGTTAACTACCTTTATTTAGAGAGTTTTCTTAGATTTGGATTAAAAAATTTCTTAAATTTATACAAGCAAATCGTTCCAAATATTGATGAGTTTATAAATACTTTTTCGGTTGATCCAGTAAAACTCTTACTACTATCAATCATAATACCTGTAATATTTCTATTCCTCACTACGGCCATTTACGAAATGGGTGCTCAGCTATTCTTTAAAAAACAGAACGGCGTAAAACTAATGAAGAATTTGGCGTTTGCTTCAATTCCTATGGTTTTTGGAAGATTACTTTACTCAATATTCATGATTTTTAACGTCCATTTCTTAACTTTAATAAATTTTTTGTTTTCAATATGGGAAGTATTACTATTTATACTTGCTATTTCCGAAACTTATGAAATCGATAAAGCTAAAGCAGTTATCATTTACCTTTTACCACTAATATTAATTGTTATTTCCTTAATTCCTCTCTTTATATAA